The Glycine max cultivar Williams 82 chromosome 17, Glycine_max_v4.0, whole genome shotgun sequence genome contains the following window.
TGGACCTTCGTTACACATGCTACCTGTTGCCTTACATACAAGACACGTAATAAAACAAAAGTACTGACTTTCTCTCACTTTataatgtaagaaataaaattaatatatatatatatatatatatatatatatatatattttaattttttttatccaaacataaaattttaaaaataaaaaaattttaattaatatttaaaattcttaaaatttaaaatttttcaaaattttttttcattcaaacacACCCAGATAAAAAGATTGAAGTTTTCTGGCGTGGCAGCATGTAACCATACATTATGGGTGATGTGTCTGGATTCACTTTGTCTTTGTGTCACGTTCTCTAAGagtgaagaaagaaagaagatacTAATTCATGAAGATGATGGTCAATTTGTAGTTGAAACTTAAAGAGTGATCTATCTATGGCGAACCTGTTCTGTTCTGTCACGAGGTGGCACTCTCACTCACTCACACGGGTGTCTCATAAAGTTTTCTGTCATTAAACACTTCGTGGCAGTTTCCTGCTACAAACACCGTTTCATTTCACACTTcacaaacaaatacaaaaggATCTCCACACGCACACTCGTAGTtttcttcattctcttctcttatGTCACTCTTCtgatttctttttctcatcTCTCAGAGACCCTTTTGAGTCATGAAGCAAAAAACGCCTTCTTCACCAACCACTGCAAGAAATGCGTCGAAGATGCAAGGTGACAAGTCCCTGCAGagtcctccaccaccaccaccaccacgccTCAGAGCTTCTTCTAAGGCTCCGAAGTCACCGCCAGAGATTGTAAATAGGGAATCCATTTCATCAACCAGAGCTAAATCAGTGCCTCCAGACTTGAAGAACGTTTCAAGGGCCAAAAGGGGTGTTGTGGTGAACAAGCCTAAGTTGAATGAAGAggctaaggttgttgttgttgctaggCCACGGCGGAGGGTTGGGGATTTTGATCTGCAAAAGAATGAAGACGATGATCCTgatgggaagaagaagaaggagttgcAGGAGAAGCTAGAGGTGAGTGAGAATTTGATCAAGAGTTTGCAATCTGAGGTGCTTGCATTGAGGGAGGAATTGGATAGAGTTAAGAGCTTGAATGTGGAGCTTGAGTCTCGGAACACAAAGCTCACTCAGAATCTTGCTGCTGCTGAAGCTAAGATATCAACTGTTGACATTGGCAACAATGGAAAGGTGAGAATTTTAATGTGTCTGTCATGTTTTGCCTCAGATAACATGAAatgtgtttgaactttgaatgcCCTTAAAAATTTCCAATTACGTCTTGTTTTCTTATTCTGTTTATAATTCCAAGTGTGGTTAATTCATTTATTAGAGACATCAATCACTTTTTGATTGGATTTCCCTTGTTAACTACTTAGTCTTAGCTTATACAGTGGTACAAAAATGAGATCAAATATCTGttttatgcataaaaatttatttgtcacCAACTGTGCTTGGAAATGAatctgattattttttttcttggatgAAGAAGGGGCCAATTGGAGAACACCAGAGTCCCAAATTTAAAGATATACAGAAACTCATTGCTGAAAAATTGGAACGGTCTAGAGTGAAAAAGGAAGGTACTCCTGAAATAATTTTTGCTAAAGCATCAATCTCAGCTCCAACACCAAGTTATGCCATTCCTGAAACTACAAGTATAGGAAGAAAATCTCCACCCAATACATGCCTGCAGCCACCGCCACCAGTTACTAGTGTAGGAAGAAAATCTCCATCCAACACATGCCTGCAGCCACCTCCACCACCGCCAATTCCGACTCGGCCTTTGGCAAGATTAGCCAATTCCCAAAAGTCCCCTGCAATTGTTGAACTATTTCACTCCTTAAAGAATAAGGATTGGAAGATAGACTCAAAAGGATCAGTGAATCATCAGAGACCAGTAGTTATTAGTGCACACAGTAGCATTGTTGGAGAAATTCAGAACCGTTCAGCTCATCTTTTAGCAGTAAGTTTTGCATTCAAtgtgttttcaattttaaaatatgtacttCTAATTAATGAGATGGTAACAACTGACCATCCTTTCCAGATAAGGGCAGACATTGAAACAAAAGGAGAATTCATTAATGACCTTATAAGAAAAGTAGTAGATGCAGCCTTCACGGATATTGAAGAGGTCCTAAAGTTTGTTGATTGGCTTGATGTCAAATTATCATCATTGGTATGTTTCTAACAAAGTTATATAGCTGGCAGACCAATGACTACCATTTGAGCAGCTaatatgtattaatttttttatcatttaagatataaaattttattccacTTATAACATATAGCGTATAGGttaagaaaagtaattaatctcctcattgtttttaaatttatttgtaattttcttgTATCTTTCTTATTTGTTACTTTGATAGTTTATAAACTgttatttctctcttttgatAAGGGTATAttggagaaaataataattcatgACAAAATGACagataaatagaaataatttttttcttcaaaagtgACATACAACAGGAAATGGAagcaatactttttttttaatctggaCACTGAAAGATAGGCCCATTGATTTAACATTTAATGTTACCCCCCTTCCAGTTCCCAAGacaaaaatatgtaattatctATCCATACTTTCTTGTTCATTGAGTTTTACTAGTACATTTAGTTTAACCTTCATAAATGATCTAAGCCCTACAAGGAAAGGTGGTTGTGCAGAACTGCATAAGATATTGAATACAAATGTTTAGTTTAATAGTGCACATCTAATGAAGTTTCATCAGTGAATGAGACATAGCTACAAGATTCTTAAAAGTATGCAAGTGTTATGTAATGTCATGATCAGGTGGTACAACATAAACAATAACTGGTTTCTTAGTAGCTCTGTATCTTGCATTTTGCAGGCTGATGAGCGTGCCGTCTTGAAGCCTTTTAAGTGGCCTGAGAAGAAAGCTGATGCAATGAGAGAGGCTGCAGTTGAGTATCATGAGCTTAAAATGCTAGAACAAGAGATTTCCTCCTACAAGGATGACCCTGACATTCCATGTGGAGCTGCCTTAAAAAAGATGGCCAGCCTATTAGACAAGTCAAATATATCTATCTAGATAAtgttcttatttaataattactgATATTGCATGCTTACTCTGTCCCTCATTTCATCTCATTGTGATAGGTCTGAGCGGAGCATACAAAGGCTAATCAAGCTACGAAGTTCAGTCACACATTCATATCAAATGTACAACATTCCAACTGCATGGATGCTTGATTCTGGAATAATGAGCGAGGTatcattttttatgcttttactTTGAAATGGGAACATTGAATAAACATAGTATATAGGTCTGAAATGAGAACAATGTTCAACgttcaaattttatttgaatgataTAGTGATTGTTTAAGCTAGTCTCTCTATATAACTCTTGATGTGAACTGCTTTGTATAAGGTATAGTTGGGTGGATGATGCATTTTGTGAAGGATGTGTTACTCTAGAGTCTGTTTCCTTCACGATTTAGAAGTTGATGTGGCTATCCATTTTGTTTGTTGTGGCATATTATATGACTTCCTCTTTACAAATAGAAAGGCAGTTTCATATTCAAACATGAATGTTACATTGTCATTGATTACAGTTGTCTGTATTTATATAAGACAACtgtaaaaaatttagataagcATGCTTGTTTCTTCTCTCAAGAATTTTTATCTTCCCTTGTTATCTTTGTGAATTGATAGGAAAGTATAGACATGCTAAATTTACATTGTAAAATTTGTGTTGATGAGTAACAAACCATCTATGCAGATAAAGCAGGCTTCCATGACTCTGGTCAAGACATACATGAAAAGAGTGACAATGGAGCTTGAATCCATTCGGAATTCAGACAGAGAATCCATTCAAGATTCTCTTCTGCTTCAGGGCATGCATTTTGCATATAGGGCTcatcaggttttttttttttaccactcTGCAGATTCTTTTGTCATTAGTTTTGATTTTCCCGAAATTTTGAGGCTGCAAATCTGTAACTTGTAAAGGTTCAGAAATTTGTCTCTAGAACAAATCATAAATtgatgcaataaaaaaaaactattcctGTTCCTGAAACCAGATTGCTGTTTcatgctttaaaaaattaagattgcCAACTTACTACAGTGATTATGAACATTCATGATGCCTGTGAACAAGTTTGTTTACATGTTATCAAAAGACTATTCTCATTGCATGAAATAATAGTTACTTTCACAAATGTTTACAATTCAAATGTTTTCAAATAGCTTTTACAAATTAGTGAATTGTTTGCATGACGAAGCATGATAGCTTGTTTTTTTAGGTAGATAAACTATATGCACTAATCTCATCATTTATTGAGCTGTCACTTATTTATGTAGTTTACTGGAGGTTTGGACTCAGAAACAATGTGTGCTTTTGAAGAGATAAGACAACGTGTACCAGGACACCTAGCAGGGTCTCGAGAACTTTTGGCCGGCATACCATAATCATGAGAAACTACTGACTTTTTATGCTGCTACTAATGGTTACAAATGTTGGCTATTAaacattcattattctttttcttatctctAATGTTGTGGAAGAACCCCTTTGAAGAAATATGGAAGAACAATAAGATATTCTGAAGAAAGAATTCTTCATACTTCCTAGTAAGGTCATAAACTGGCAGCTCCCAACTTGTCATAACCTAGGAATAGGATCTTCAGTTCAGGgtagtttaatttctatagttaattttgttaggtGGTTCTCTCTAGTGCTGTAACAAACATCATAACCAGCTTAATTTTCCTTTTGTAAGTACATATGATTAATGTTTACCCAGTTACTTTATTGATTTAACAGTCATGTTCAATGTGTAGAGTTTGGGGAAAAACATTTTGAAGCGATTTCTACCGTGTTCTATAAGGAAATTCGGTTCTTTATTCAAGAAGTAAAGGTTAATTGGAAAAGTTTGTCTTGTTTTGTGCCTGtaacattgattttgatatggcGGAGTAAAAAAGATGATGAAAGTTCATGGATGATTTTtcattacaaacaaaaaaaaaaatcgatccATGAATATTTTACCAAAGATAGAAGAGTcactactttaaaaattaaataaaaaatattaatgttccTTTTGATTCATCATGTTtcgtaattaatatattttgatatgttaaattttaagagtttcattctcattttttatgtttttgaaatatattatttttattattttttttaaaattttattcaaaacattAGTATTAtgttaactttaaat
Protein-coding sequences here:
- the LOC100820135 gene encoding protein CHUP1, chloroplastic isoform X1 yields the protein MKQKTPSSPTTARNASKMQGDKSLQSPPPPPPPRLRASSKAPKSPPEIVNRESISSTRAKSVPPDLKNVSRAKRGVVVNKPKLNEEAKVVVVARPRRRVGDFDLQKNEDDDPDGKKKKELQEKLEVSENLIKSLQSEVLALREELDRVKSLNVELESRNTKLTQNLAAAEAKISTVDIGNNGKKGPIGEHQSPKFKDIQKLIAEKLERSRVKKEGTPEIIFAKASISAPTPSYAIPETTSIGRKSPPNTCLQPPPPVTSVGRKSPSNTCLQPPPPPPIPTRPLARLANSQKSPAIVELFHSLKNKDWKIDSKGSVNHQRPVVISAHSSIVGEIQNRSAHLLAIRADIETKGEFINDLIRKVVDAAFTDIEEVLKFVDWLDVKLSSLADERAVLKPFKWPEKKADAMREAAVEYHELKMLEQEISSYKDDPDIPCGAALKKMASLLDKSERSIQRLIKLRSSVTHSYQMYNIPTAWMLDSGIMSEIKQASMTLVKTYMKRVTMELESIRNSDRESIQDSLLLQGMHFAYRAHQFTGGLDSETMCAFEEIRQRVPGHLAGSRELLAGIP
- the LOC100820135 gene encoding protein CHUP1, chloroplastic isoform X2 produces the protein MKQKTPSSPTTARNASKMQGDKSLQSPPPPPPPRLRASSKAPKSPPEIVNRESISSTRAKSVPPDLKNVSRAKRGVVVNKPKLNEEAKVVVVARPRRRVGDFDLQKNEDDDPDGKKKKELQEKLEVSENLIKSLQSEVLALREELDRVKSLNVELESRNTKLTQNLAAAEAKISTVDIGNNGKGPIGEHQSPKFKDIQKLIAEKLERSRVKKEGTPEIIFAKASISAPTPSYAIPETTSIGRKSPPNTCLQPPPPVTSVGRKSPSNTCLQPPPPPPIPTRPLARLANSQKSPAIVELFHSLKNKDWKIDSKGSVNHQRPVVISAHSSIVGEIQNRSAHLLAIRADIETKGEFINDLIRKVVDAAFTDIEEVLKFVDWLDVKLSSLADERAVLKPFKWPEKKADAMREAAVEYHELKMLEQEISSYKDDPDIPCGAALKKMASLLDKSERSIQRLIKLRSSVTHSYQMYNIPTAWMLDSGIMSEIKQASMTLVKTYMKRVTMELESIRNSDRESIQDSLLLQGMHFAYRAHQFTGGLDSETMCAFEEIRQRVPGHLAGSRELLAGIP